Proteins encoded in a region of the Mycoplasma mobile 163K genome:
- the rpsJ gene encoding 30S ribosomal protein S10: MSKIKIKLKSFDADLIEEVSKKFVAFAKSKDIKMSGPIPLPTKIERITILRSVHVNKDSREQFESRTHKRLIIFENLDKKMLDALKRQEISTGVQVEIKEIN, translated from the coding sequence ATGAGCAAAATTAAAATTAAACTAAAATCATTTGATGCAGATTTAATTGAAGAAGTTTCAAAAAAATTTGTAGCTTTTGCAAAGTCAAAAGACATCAAGATGAGTGGACCAATTCCACTACCTACTAAAATTGAAAGAATTACAATTTTAAGGTCAGTACACGTTAATAAAGATTCACGTGAACAATTTGAAAGTAGAACACATAAAAGATTAATTATCTTTGAAAATCTTGACAAAAAAATGTTGGACGCTTTGAAAAGACAAGAGATTTCTACTGGTGTTCAAGTTGAAATAAAAGAAATAAATTAA
- the rplN gene encoding 50S ribosomal protein L14, which produces MIQEESRVKVADNSGAKEVGIIRNLGGSVKKTSNIGDIVVCSIKKALPTGLVKEGQVVRAVVVRTKYGIKRKDGTHIKFDDNAVVILKEDGTPRATRVFGPVARELRDKGYLKIVSLAPEVL; this is translated from the coding sequence ATGATACAAGAAGAAAGTAGAGTTAAAGTAGCGGATAATTCAGGTGCAAAAGAAGTCGGGATTATTAGAAACTTAGGTGGAAGTGTTAAAAAAACTTCAAATATTGGTGATATTGTTGTTTGTTCAATTAAAAAAGCATTACCTACTGGTTTAGTAAAAGAAGGTCAAGTAGTTAGAGCAGTTGTTGTAAGAACAAAGTATGGTATTAAGAGAAAAGATGGAACTCACATTAAATTTGATGATAATGCTGTTGTTATTTTAAAAGAAGATGGAACTCCAAGAGCAACTAGAGTTTTTGGGCCTGTAGCAAGAGAATTGCGTGATAAAGGTTATTTAAAAATTGTTTCTCTAGCGCCAGAGGTTTTATAG
- the rpmC gene encoding 50S ribosomal protein L29: MLYKDIKNKSTTELNDLIVELKAELFLLRFKNKTSQQEQTHKIQVVRKDVAKVLTALKEKQILGEKELINKIDKKEVKKNARKN; encoded by the coding sequence ATGTTATATAAAGATATTAAGAATAAATCTACTACTGAATTAAATGATTTGATTGTTGAATTAAAAGCTGAATTATTTTTATTAAGATTCAAAAATAAAACTTCTCAACAAGAACAAACACATAAAATTCAAGTAGTAAGAAAAGATGTTGCAAAAGTTCTAACTGCACTTAAAGAAAAACAAATTTTAGGTGAAAAAGAACTAATCAATAAAATTGATAAAAAAGAGGTAAAGAAAAATGCAAGAAAGAATTAA
- the rplX gene encoding 50S ribosomal protein L24 has protein sequence MKLQKSKLHKNDQVLIISGKFKGRSGQIIAIDYKNETVKVRDINKVTKHVKPTQQKTEGGIETFEAGIHISNVALKFKTPKLKSKDKATSDTSITPLSAKEHTKIGYKIENNKKVRIAKRTGKSI, from the coding sequence ATGAAATTACAAAAATCAAAATTACATAAAAATGATCAAGTTTTAATAATTTCTGGAAAATTCAAAGGAAGATCTGGACAAATTATTGCTATTGATTACAAAAATGAAACTGTTAAAGTTAGAGACATCAACAAAGTAACAAAACATGTTAAACCTACACAACAAAAAACAGAAGGTGGCATCGAAACCTTTGAAGCAGGAATTCACATTTCTAATGTTGCTTTAAAATTTAAAACACCAAAACTAAAATCAAAAGATAAAGCAACAAGTGACACTTCAATTACTCCTTTATCAGCAAAAGAACATACAAAAATTGGTTATAAAATCGAAAATAATAAAAAAGTACGAATTGCTAAACGTACTGGAAAGAGCATTTAA
- the rpsC gene encoding 30S ribosomal protein S3 translates to MGQKVNPNGFRYGVTKKHNTLWYADKKDFADILLQDDKIYRFFNKFTREYLIGKVEIRRNQNGHLSVLVHSAKPGAILGQNGENINKLTQDIQKLLRNKELKLNIEVVNIKNPDLNAIILAEQIAIKLENRAPFRVAQKFAIRNAMKSGAKGIKTQVSGRLNGVDMARSEGYSEGEMKLHTLRQDVDFAMATARTTYGAIGVKVWVSKGEFLDGNGEKNVTTEKN, encoded by the coding sequence ATGGGACAAAAAGTTAATCCAAATGGATTTAGATATGGTGTAACTAAAAAACATAACACCTTATGATATGCGGATAAAAAAGATTTTGCTGATATTTTATTACAAGATGATAAAATCTACAGATTTTTTAACAAGTTTACACGTGAATATTTAATTGGTAAAGTGGAAATTAGAAGAAATCAAAATGGTCATTTAAGTGTACTTGTTCATAGTGCAAAACCTGGAGCTATTTTAGGTCAAAATGGAGAAAACATCAATAAATTAACTCAAGATATTCAAAAACTTTTAAGAAACAAAGAACTTAAATTAAATATTGAAGTAGTTAATATTAAAAATCCTGACTTAAATGCAATCATTTTAGCAGAACAAATTGCTATTAAATTAGAAAATAGAGCACCTTTTAGAGTTGCACAAAAATTTGCAATTAGAAATGCAATGAAAAGTGGAGCAAAAGGAATTAAAACTCAAGTTTCAGGACGTTTAAATGGTGTAGATATGGCTCGTTCAGAAGGATATTCTGAAGGAGAAATGAAATTACATACTTTAAGACAAGATGTTGATTTTGCAATGGCGACTGCAAGAACAACTTATGGTGCAATTGGAGTTAAAGTTTGAGTTTCAAAAGGTGAATTTTTAGACGGGAATGGTGAAAAAAATGTTACAACCGAAAAGAACTAA
- the rplV gene encoding 50S ribosomal protein L22, which produces MESRATVKVQRISARKARLVADLIRYKSANDALSILYNTNKKASALFIKLLNSAVANAINNHGMNNEKLVVEKVLVNEGPTLKRFQPRSQGRAYSIFKRTSHLEIVLKEK; this is translated from the coding sequence ATGGAATCAAGAGCAACAGTTAAAGTACAAAGAATTAGCGCTCGTAAAGCAAGATTAGTAGCAGATTTAATTCGTTATAAATCAGCAAACGATGCGTTATCTATTTTATATAACACAAACAAAAAAGCTTCAGCCTTATTTATAAAATTATTAAATTCAGCCGTAGCAAATGCAATCAATAATCATGGGATGAACAATGAAAAATTGGTTGTTGAAAAAGTTTTAGTAAATGAAGGTCCAACACTTAAAAGGTTTCAACCAAGAAGTCAAGGAAGAGCTTATTCAATTTTTAAAAGAACTAGTCATTTAGAAATTGTTTTAAAAGAAAAGTAG
- the rplC gene encoding 50S ribosomal protein L3 produces MKGILGQKIGMTQIYTAQGNKVPVTVIEVKPNVVTHKFENTKDGYVALQLGAFDQKERKFKKPEIGHFKKSNTTPKRFVKEIRNMDGYNLGDLVKADIFKSGELVDVTGISKGKGFAGTIKRHNQKIGPKSHGGGGGSKPVRQTGSIGDIAGNKVLKGMTMPGHLGNVQRTIQNLEVVKVDIKNNILLVKGSVPGPKNCFLIIKSAIKNLPSREAIELVNIKEAILKNQLLESAKKYGAEVSVDMKIHEMEEIIHAAMKEKEKLEQEAKQNAEKSNSDDDVRKEAEKLNKNKEDKGE; encoded by the coding sequence ATGAAAGGAATCTTAGGACAAAAAATTGGGATGACTCAAATTTATACAGCACAAGGAAACAAAGTTCCTGTAACTGTAATTGAAGTTAAACCAAATGTTGTTACACATAAATTCGAAAACACTAAAGATGGCTATGTTGCATTGCAACTTGGTGCTTTTGATCAAAAAGAAAGAAAATTTAAAAAACCAGAAATTGGTCATTTTAAAAAATCAAACACAACGCCTAAGCGCTTCGTTAAAGAAATCCGTAATATGGATGGATATAATCTTGGCGATTTAGTAAAAGCAGACATTTTTAAAAGTGGAGAGCTAGTTGATGTTACAGGAATTTCAAAAGGAAAAGGATTTGCTGGAACAATCAAAAGACACAATCAAAAAATCGGTCCAAAATCGCATGGTGGTGGTGGTGGATCAAAACCAGTTAGACAAACAGGATCAATTGGAGATATTGCTGGAAACAAAGTTCTTAAAGGTATGACAATGCCTGGTCATTTAGGAAATGTACAAAGAACAATTCAAAATTTAGAAGTTGTAAAAGTAGATATCAAGAACAATATTTTGTTAGTAAAAGGATCTGTCCCAGGGCCAAAAAATTGTTTTTTAATTATTAAAAGCGCTATTAAAAATCTTCCTTCAAGAGAAGCAATTGAATTAGTTAATATTAAAGAAGCAATTCTAAAAAACCAATTACTTGAATCAGCTAAAAAATATGGTGCTGAAGTAAGTGTTGATATGAAAATTCATGAGATGGAAGAAATAATTCATGCAGCAATGAAAGAAAAAGAAAAATTAGAACAAGAAGCTAAACAAAATGCTGAAAAATCTAATTCAGATGATGATGTTAGAAAAGAAGCAGAAAAATTAAACAAAAATAAAGAAGATAAAGGAGAATAG
- a CDS encoding type Z 30S ribosomal protein S14 produces MAKTSLKVKATRHPKYSARAYTRCQICGRPQAVLRKYKICRICFRKLAHEGKIPGMKKASW; encoded by the coding sequence ATGGCAAAAACATCATTAAAAGTCAAAGCTACTAGACATCCTAAATATTCTGCAAGAGCATATACAAGATGCCAGATTTGTGGTCGTCCACAAGCTGTTTTAAGAAAATATAAAATTTGTCGTATTTGTTTTAGAAAATTAGCACATGAAGGTAAAATTCCTGGCATGAAGAAAGCGAGCTGATAA
- the rplP gene encoding 50S ribosomal protein L16, with product MLQPKRTKYRRTHRLQHDKGEAHTGNKVSFGKFGLQAKTSAWITARQIESARIAITRYMGREGQVFIRIFPQLSLTSKPIGVRMGKGKGSPEKWVAVAKVNTMLFEVSGVKDEVAKEALRLGSYKLPVKSKIVLKESE from the coding sequence ATGTTACAACCGAAAAGAACTAAATATCGTCGTACACATAGATTACAACACGATAAAGGTGAAGCACATACTGGTAATAAAGTATCTTTTGGTAAATTCGGTTTGCAAGCTAAAACATCAGCTTGAATTACAGCTAGACAAATTGAAAGTGCTAGAATTGCAATCACTCGTTATATGGGTCGTGAGGGGCAAGTGTTCATTAGAATTTTCCCACAATTAAGTCTTACTTCTAAACCTATTGGAGTACGTATGGGTAAGGGAAAAGGTTCTCCTGAAAAATGAGTAGCGGTTGCAAAAGTAAATACAATGTTATTTGAAGTATCAGGTGTTAAAGATGAAGTTGCTAAAGAAGCTTTACGTTTAGGATCTTACAAGCTTCCAGTAAAATCTAAAATTGTTTTAAAAGAGAGTGAATAA
- the rplD gene encoding 50S ribosomal protein L4, producing MAEELKKTTKEKTPVKKSSKVSASKAPTKKVTKTTEVKKADKLEKVSKPKSESTKVSKVSVKSVKTESIKSEPVKTKKSKIKVLSSKTNEAKNILFKNTVSLPKGIFGLSEEKINTQAIFDSILFERASQRQGTHSTKTRSEVSGGGKKPWKQKGTGRARAGSTRSPIWVGGGITFGPKPQKKYDFKINKKVRNLAFLSSLTLLANKNAILVEDLKLEKISSQELIKKLEDLKINNLKKILIVSDDEKIFKSGRNVQNLHVVKLNSLTVELLNETHALLLSKKDLTTLESRVK from the coding sequence ATGGCTGAAGAATTGAAAAAAACAACAAAAGAAAAAACTCCAGTAAAAAAATCTTCTAAAGTTTCTGCAAGCAAAGCACCAACAAAAAAAGTAACTAAAACTACCGAAGTAAAAAAAGCAGATAAACTTGAAAAAGTTTCAAAACCAAAATCTGAAAGTACTAAAGTTTCTAAAGTATCAGTAAAATCAGTTAAAACTGAATCAATCAAATCAGAACCAGTAAAAACTAAAAAATCAAAAATTAAAGTTCTATCATCAAAAACAAATGAAGCAAAAAATATTTTGTTTAAAAATACAGTTAGTTTACCCAAGGGAATTTTTGGTTTATCTGAAGAAAAAATTAATACTCAAGCTATTTTTGATTCTATTTTATTTGAAAGAGCATCCCAAAGACAAGGGACACATTCAACTAAAACAAGAAGTGAAGTAAGTGGTGGTGGTAAAAAGCCATGAAAACAAAAAGGAACAGGTAGAGCAAGAGCTGGTTCTACAAGATCACCTATTTGAGTAGGTGGAGGAATTACTTTTGGTCCTAAACCACAAAAAAAATATGATTTTAAAATAAATAAAAAAGTTCGTAATCTTGCATTTTTATCTTCACTGACATTACTTGCAAATAAAAACGCTATTTTAGTTGAGGATTTAAAATTAGAAAAAATTTCTTCACAAGAATTAATAAAAAAATTAGAGGATTTAAAAATTAACAACTTAAAGAAAATTTTAATTGTTAGTGATGATGAAAAAATTTTCAAATCAGGAAGAAATGTTCAAAATCTTCATGTAGTTAAATTAAATTCATTAACAGTTGAACTTTTAAATGAAACACATGCATTATTGTTGAGTAAAAAAGATCTTACTACATTAGAAAGTAGAGTTAAATAA
- the rpsS gene encoding 30S ribosomal protein S19, whose product MARSAKKGFYVEASLMKKVVNAIESKSKKPIKTWSRRSTIFPEFVGFTFQVHNGRQFIDVYVTDDMVGHKLGEFSPTRTYTGHGSEKGKKK is encoded by the coding sequence ATGGCAAGATCAGCAAAAAAAGGATTTTATGTAGAAGCATCATTAATGAAAAAAGTAGTTAATGCTATCGAATCAAAATCAAAAAAACCAATCAAAACATGATCAAGACGTTCAACTATTTTCCCTGAATTTGTAGGTTTTACATTTCAAGTTCATAATGGAAGACAATTTATTGATGTTTATGTAACAGATGATATGGTTGGGCATAAATTAGGAGAATTTTCACCAACAAGAACATACACAGGTCATGGATCAGAAAAAGGTAAGAAAAAATAA
- the rplB gene encoding 50S ribosomal protein L2 — translation MAIKYFKPTTNGRRNMSSLDYSKNLTGHEPTKSLMTILKKKAGRNNSGQITTRHKGSGEKRKYRLVDFKRQKDNIEAIVKTIEYDPNRSANISLIVYKDGFKSYILYPKGLKVNDVIVSGEDVDIKIGNTLPLKNIPEGTFIHNIEMQPKGGAIIARSAGSSAQILGKDDNGKYVVLRLKSGETRRILAECRATIGVVGNEEHSLVNVGKAGRNRHKGIRPTVRGSAMNPNDHPHGGGEGKQPIGRKSPMTPWGRKALGPKTRKTNKSSTKLIIRGRKKRINN, via the coding sequence ATGGCTATTAAATATTTTAAGCCAACTACTAATGGTAGAAGAAATATGTCAAGTTTAGATTATTCAAAAAATTTAACTGGGCATGAACCTACAAAAAGTCTTATGACTATTTTGAAAAAAAAGGCTGGTCGTAATAATTCAGGTCAAATCACAACAAGACATAAAGGATCTGGAGAAAAAAGAAAGTATCGTTTAGTTGATTTTAAAAGACAAAAAGATAATATTGAAGCAATTGTGAAAACTATTGAATACGATCCAAACAGAAGTGCAAATATCTCATTAATTGTTTATAAAGATGGATTTAAATCATATATTTTATATCCTAAAGGTTTAAAAGTTAATGATGTAATTGTTTCAGGTGAAGATGTTGATATTAAAATCGGAAATACTTTACCATTGAAAAACATTCCAGAAGGAACTTTCATTCATAATATTGAAATGCAACCTAAAGGTGGAGCTATTATCGCTAGATCAGCAGGTTCTTCTGCTCAAATTTTAGGTAAAGATGACAATGGAAAATATGTTGTTTTAAGATTAAAATCTGGTGAAACAAGAAGAATTTTGGCTGAATGTAGAGCAACAATTGGTGTTGTCGGTAATGAAGAACATTCACTTGTTAATGTTGGAAAAGCCGGAAGAAATCGTCACAAAGGAATCAGACCTACTGTTAGAGGATCTGCCATGAACCCAAATGATCACCCGCATGGTGGTGGTGAAGGTAAACAACCAATTGGTAGAAAAAGCCCTATGACTCCTTGAGGTAGAAAAGCACTTGGTCCTAAGACAAGAAAAACAAACAAATCTTCAACAAAATTAATAATTAGAGGAAGAAAAAAGAGGATAAATAACTAA
- the rpsQ gene encoding 30S ribosomal protein S17 — protein MQERINRRKALTGVVVSDKSSKTIVVAVDTFKKDPLYQKRFKSTKKFAAHDEKEEAQMGDIVKIVGTRPLSKTKFFRLEKIRQRAKEGKGSE, from the coding sequence ATGCAAGAAAGAATTAATCGTCGTAAAGCTTTAACTGGAGTAGTTGTTTCAGATAAAAGTTCAAAAACTATTGTTGTTGCTGTCGATACTTTCAAAAAAGACCCTTTATATCAAAAACGTTTTAAATCAACGAAAAAATTTGCAGCTCATGATGAAAAAGAAGAAGCACAAATGGGTGATATTGTTAAAATTGTTGGTACAAGACCTTTAAGTAAAACAAAATTTTTCCGTTTAGAAAAAATTAGACAAAGAGCTAAAGAAGGAAAAGGAAGTGAATAA
- the rplE gene encoding 50S ribosomal protein L5 encodes MNELQVKFNEKVKQDIMKNFGYKSPMQIPRIKKIVINMTAGNEVSNTKAVEEVINELTLITGQTPYKTHAKKSLASFKIREGMPMGGKVTLRRDKMWDFLQKLIDIVIPRIRDFRGISPKSFDGRGNFALGIEEEIIFPEIDFDKIRRNKGLDVIIVTSANTDSEAKYLLEKLGMPFAKATN; translated from the coding sequence ATGAATGAACTACAAGTTAAATTTAATGAAAAAGTTAAACAAGACATCATGAAAAACTTTGGTTATAAATCACCAATGCAAATTCCAAGAATTAAAAAAATTGTAATTAATATGACAGCAGGTAATGAAGTATCAAACACTAAAGCTGTTGAAGAAGTAATAAATGAATTAACTTTAATTACAGGGCAAACCCCTTACAAAACACATGCAAAAAAATCTTTAGCTTCATTTAAAATTCGTGAAGGAATGCCAATGGGTGGAAAAGTTACTTTAAGAAGAGACAAAATGTGAGATTTTTTACAAAAATTGATAGACATTGTTATTCCTAGAATAAGAGATTTTAGAGGTATTAGTCCAAAATCTTTTGATGGAAGAGGTAATTTTGCACTTGGAATTGAAGAAGAAATCATTTTCCCAGAAATTGATTTTGATAAAATTCGTCGTAATAAAGGACTAGATGTAATTATTGTAACAAGCGCAAATACAGATAGTGAAGCAAAATATTTATTAGAAAAACTAGGAATGCCTTTTGCTAAGGCAACAAATTAA
- the rplW gene encoding 50S ribosomal protein L23 — protein sequence MNHNEIIKYPLLTEKSYKTMAQNVYVFAVDRRARKIEIKDAIEFIFEVKVEKINLFNVPQKEKKVGRFKGLTNSYKKAYVYLREGKINIFPEEIEKEQKVEKQLIKEKSTSELKLEEKIAAKIAAKEQSEIKDEIVKSVPKKVTSIKKEITSKEVTPIKKTTSVKKETSPKEITSVKKTTTKEKDKTLVVAKKATIDTKVKSTTTKKTTTKKV from the coding sequence ATGAATCATAATGAAATTATTAAATACCCTTTATTAACAGAAAAATCATATAAAACTATGGCTCAAAATGTTTATGTTTTTGCTGTTGACAGAAGAGCTAGAAAAATTGAAATTAAAGATGCAATAGAATTTATTTTTGAAGTAAAAGTAGAAAAAATCAATTTATTTAATGTTCCTCAAAAAGAAAAAAAAGTAGGACGTTTTAAAGGTCTTACAAATTCATATAAAAAGGCTTATGTTTATTTAAGAGAAGGAAAAATCAATATTTTCCCTGAAGAAATTGAAAAAGAACAAAAAGTTGAAAAACAATTAATTAAAGAAAAATCAACATCAGAACTTAAATTAGAAGAAAAAATTGCAGCAAAAATTGCAGCAAAAGAACAGTCAGAAATTAAGGATGAAATTGTTAAAAGCGTTCCTAAAAAAGTAACTTCTATCAAAAAAGAAATTACTTCAAAAGAGGTAACCCCAATTAAGAAAACAACTTCTGTTAAGAAAGAAACTTCTCCTAAAGAAATAACTTCTGTTAAAAAAACAACAACAAAAGAAAAAGATAAAACATTAGTAGTGGCAAAAAAAGCAACTATTGATACAAAAGTTAAATCTACTACAACTAAAAAAACAACAACAAAAAAAGTTTAA